The proteins below are encoded in one region of Candidatus Eisenbacteria bacterium:
- a CDS encoding ABC transporter permease: MLVGEILRVALSALRANKLRSFLTMLGIVIGVAAVIAMIALGRGAEQSVRERIASLGTTLVTISPSQARGRGGVASSLDRAVLTMDDAEALESESELAVAIQPEMARQLQVQYGNQNTNTQVVGVTSNYPQVRNFQFQAGQMFTSGDDAGRRRVAVVGPQVATDLGLTSPEALLGETVRIGSIQFQVVGVLAPKGQGGGFFNPDDQVLIPLQTARFRVIGSERLRSINVLAASEDEIANTMAEAQRILRREHRLRSGQPDDFQIRSQADFLTTLGETTQVFSLLLAGIAAVSLLVGGIGIMNIMLVSVTERTREIGIRKALGATKINILLQFLIEAVVLCLLGGIVGILLGAGMATGLRMGFGWNTSVAPSSILLAFFFAAAVGILFGVWPARRAAGLDPIVALRYE, encoded by the coding sequence GTGCTCGTGGGCGAGATCCTGCGCGTCGCGCTCTCGGCGCTCCGCGCGAACAAGCTCCGCTCCTTCCTGACGATGCTCGGGATCGTGATCGGCGTCGCCGCCGTGATCGCCATGATCGCGCTCGGGCGCGGCGCCGAGCAGTCGGTGCGCGAGCGGATCGCCTCCCTCGGAACGACGCTCGTCACGATCTCGCCGTCCCAGGCGCGGGGCCGGGGGGGCGTCGCGTCGAGCCTCGACCGGGCGGTGCTCACGATGGACGACGCGGAGGCGCTGGAATCGGAATCGGAGCTCGCCGTGGCGATCCAGCCCGAGATGGCGAGACAGCTTCAGGTCCAGTACGGGAACCAGAACACGAACACCCAGGTCGTCGGCGTGACGTCGAACTATCCCCAGGTGCGAAACTTCCAATTCCAGGCCGGGCAGATGTTCACGTCAGGGGACGACGCCGGACGCCGGCGCGTCGCGGTCGTCGGGCCTCAAGTGGCGACCGATCTCGGACTCACCTCCCCCGAGGCGCTCCTCGGCGAGACCGTGCGGATCGGGAGCATCCAGTTCCAGGTGGTCGGCGTGCTCGCCCCGAAGGGACAGGGGGGCGGCTTCTTCAATCCGGACGATCAGGTCCTGATCCCGCTCCAGACCGCGCGCTTCCGCGTCATCGGAAGCGAACGGTTGCGCTCGATCAACGTCCTCGCGGCGTCGGAGGACGAGATCGCGAACACGATGGCCGAGGCGCAGCGGATCCTCCGGCGCGAGCACCGGCTCCGCTCCGGCCAGCCGGACGACTTCCAGATCCGGAGCCAGGCCGACTTCCTCACGACGCTCGGGGAAACCACGCAGGTCTTCTCGCTTCTCCTCGCCGGGATCGCGGCGGTGAGTCTCCTCGTGGGCGGGATCGGGATCATGAACATCATGCTCGTCTCGGTCACGGAGCGCACCCGGGAGATCGGGATCCGCAAGGCGCTCGGCGCGACCAAGATCAACATCCTGCTCCAGTTCCTGATCGAAGCGGTGGTGCTGTGTCTCCTCGGCGGGATCGTGGGGATCCTTCTCGGGGCGGGGATGGCGACGGGGCTGCGCATGGGCTTTGGGTGGAACACGTCGGTGGCGCCTTCGTCGATCCTCCTGGCGTTCTTCTTCGCGGCCGCCGTCGGCATCCTCTTCGGAGTCTGGCCGGCGCGCCGCGCCGCGGGCCTCGATCCGATCGTCGCGCTGCGCTACGAATAG
- a CDS encoding PIG-L family deacetylase, with protein MGHSERSGNPATRDSLRLLAILAHPDDESLGLGGALAKYAAEGVAVSLVTATRGEKGRFHEHRDGPGHPGPQRLGEIREAELRAAAEVLGIGDVAILGHPDGALDQVDPRQIVSALAGHIRRVRPHVVVTFPPDGAYGHPDHIAICQFTTAAIMAAADPTSGEGSTHAVSKLYYFVNSEARMAAYQTAFKKLTSKVDGVERFPHPWPEWEITTWIETRAHTDTLWKAVFCHHSQISVFDKLRTLSPEHHEALWGVTEFYRAMSLVNGGRRRETDLFEGLRS; from the coding sequence ATGGGCCATTCCGAACGTTCTGGGAATCCGGCGACGCGAGATTCGCTGAGACTTCTCGCGATTCTCGCGCACCCGGACGACGAGTCCCTCGGACTCGGCGGAGCGCTCGCCAAGTACGCGGCCGAAGGGGTCGCGGTCTCGCTGGTCACGGCGACCCGCGGCGAGAAGGGCCGCTTTCACGAGCATCGTGACGGTCCCGGCCATCCCGGACCGCAACGGCTCGGAGAGATCCGCGAAGCCGAGCTCCGTGCCGCGGCCGAGGTTCTCGGCATCGGTGACGTCGCGATCCTCGGGCATCCCGACGGCGCCCTCGACCAGGTCGACCCCCGGCAGATCGTCTCCGCGCTCGCCGGCCACATCCGGCGCGTGCGTCCACACGTCGTGGTCACGTTCCCCCCGGACGGCGCGTACGGCCATCCCGACCACATCGCGATCTGCCAGTTCACGACCGCCGCGATCATGGCGGCCGCGGACCCCACGTCCGGCGAGGGCTCCACACACGCGGTCTCCAAGCTCTACTACTTCGTGAACTCGGAAGCCCGCATGGCCGCGTACCAGACAGCCTTCAAGAAGCTCACGTCGAAGGTGGACGGCGTGGAGCGCTTCCCGCACCCATGGCCCGAGTGGGAGATCACGACGTGGATCGAGACGCGCGCCCACACGGATACCCTGTGGAAGGCAGTCTTCTGCCATCACTCCCAGATCTCCGTGTTCGACAAGCTCCGGACGCTCTCCCCGGAGCACCACGAGGCGCTCTGGGGAGTCACGGAGTTCTATCGCGCCATGAGCCTCGTGAACGGGGGCAGGCGGCGAGAGACGGATCTCTTCGAGGGTTTGAGATCGTGA
- a CDS encoding phosphodiester glycosidase family protein, giving the protein MTRAALLAGAIAAATLSCGNGAAPDPPPASGSGWRTLEPGLEFGTFAIPRGKPGGTAQLEVIRIDPERWNLEVAGRSVGGEAKSATAAEWCRTYGLAAAINAGMFATDYVTHVGYLRHRDKVLSVHRNAYRSVAAFDPRREGVSRFRMFDLDADGPDWQEILRDYRSAAQNLRLIRRPGENVWGPRGTDAWSEAALAEDDRGRILFLFCRAPVTMHHLNRQILALGIGVVAAQHLEGGPEAQIYVRAGGVEVERFGVFETSDPEIDTGNRWAIPNVLGIRRREIR; this is encoded by the coding sequence TTGACGCGCGCCGCGCTCCTCGCGGGCGCCATCGCCGCCGCGACCCTCTCCTGTGGCAACGGCGCCGCCCCCGACCCGCCGCCCGCATCCGGGAGCGGCTGGAGAACGCTCGAGCCCGGTCTCGAGTTCGGCACGTTCGCGATTCCGCGCGGAAAGCCGGGCGGAACGGCGCAGCTCGAGGTGATCCGGATCGACCCCGAGCGCTGGAACCTGGAAGTGGCGGGCCGCAGCGTGGGAGGGGAGGCGAAGAGCGCCACGGCGGCCGAATGGTGCCGGACGTACGGGCTCGCCGCCGCCATCAACGCGGGCATGTTCGCGACCGACTACGTCACGCACGTCGGCTATCTCCGCCACCGGGACAAGGTGCTGAGCGTCCACCGGAATGCCTACCGCTCCGTCGCCGCGTTCGATCCCCGCCGCGAGGGGGTTTCCCGGTTTCGCATGTTCGATCTCGATGCGGACGGACCGGATTGGCAGGAGATCCTGCGCGACTATCGTTCGGCGGCTCAGAACCTGAGACTCATCCGCCGGCCGGGCGAGAACGTGTGGGGCCCGCGCGGCACGGACGCGTGGAGCGAGGCCGCGCTGGCCGAGGACGACCGCGGCAGGATCTTGTTCCTGTTCTGCCGCGCTCCCGTTACCATGCACCACCTCAACCGCCAGATCCTCGCCCTCGGAATCGGAGTCGTGGCCGCCCAGCACCTGGAAGGGGGACCCGAGGCGCAGATCTACGTGCGAGCCGGAGGCGTGGAGGTCGAGCGCTTCGGCGTCTTCGAAACCTCCGATCCGGAGATCGACACGGGCAATCGATGGGCCATTCCGAACGTTCTGGGAATCCGGCGACGCGAGATTCGCTGA
- a CDS encoding efflux RND transporter periplasmic adaptor subunit, producing MANGKRKGILRLSRGRAIAIAAGVLALVLVVLFAGRGKKKVETTVPTMAVERRDIVVTVEANGAIEPINVVEVKSKASGQIMQMPVEIGSEVRAGQLLAQIDPRDVRNQYNQSRAALQAAQVQSEVTESQKRRSDQLFGEGVITAQEHETAVLAAENAKSSLVRARTDLDIARQRLEDATVRAPVAGTIIEKPVSVGQVISSATSSVSGGTTLLKMADLNRIRLRALVNETDIGNVKPGQPATVLVDAYPDRQFRGQVEKVEPMALVEQSVTMFPVLVSLSNEEGLLMPGMNGEVTVMVEEQNDVLAVPVDAVRNAREAADAGEALGLSADQVRATLRAQAQARMAQAGGTGQGAAGAGPGAVTANDGQRGAARAAERDTLGAARGERTGRGEWRNATPAQRDSMRARRARARGAEGGSAGAWGGAGPSGGGSSGAGGVGSTQSRPGTAQRRVVFVKKGDTFEPRAVRLGVSNYEYAQVISGLEQGEEVALLSAAQLQFQRQETLNRIRQRTALPGTGGGTGGTRTGGSSGGGGGGGGGGGR from the coding sequence CGGGAAGAAGAAGGTCGAGACGACGGTGCCGACCATGGCGGTGGAGCGGCGGGACATCGTCGTGACCGTCGAGGCGAACGGCGCCATCGAGCCCATCAACGTCGTCGAGGTGAAGTCCAAGGCCTCCGGACAGATCATGCAGATGCCGGTCGAGATCGGATCGGAGGTGCGTGCCGGACAGCTCCTCGCCCAGATCGATCCACGCGACGTTCGAAACCAGTACAACCAGAGCCGCGCGGCGCTCCAGGCGGCGCAGGTCCAGTCCGAGGTGACCGAGTCGCAGAAGCGCCGCTCCGATCAGCTCTTCGGGGAAGGGGTCATCACGGCGCAGGAGCACGAGACCGCGGTCCTCGCGGCCGAGAACGCGAAGTCGTCCCTCGTTCGCGCGCGCACCGATCTCGACATCGCCCGGCAGCGTCTCGAGGACGCGACCGTGCGCGCGCCGGTCGCGGGCACCATCATCGAGAAGCCGGTCTCCGTGGGTCAGGTCATCTCGTCGGCGACCTCGTCCGTGAGCGGCGGCACCACGCTCCTCAAGATGGCGGATCTCAACCGAATCCGTCTACGCGCGCTCGTGAACGAGACGGACATCGGGAACGTGAAGCCCGGACAGCCCGCGACCGTGCTCGTCGACGCGTATCCCGACCGCCAGTTCCGAGGCCAGGTGGAGAAGGTGGAGCCGATGGCCCTCGTGGAGCAGTCGGTGACCATGTTCCCGGTGCTCGTGTCGCTGTCCAACGAGGAAGGCCTCCTCATGCCCGGGATGAACGGCGAGGTCACGGTCATGGTCGAGGAGCAGAACGACGTGCTCGCGGTGCCGGTCGACGCAGTGCGGAACGCGCGCGAGGCCGCCGACGCGGGCGAGGCGCTCGGACTCTCCGCCGACCAGGTCCGGGCCACACTCCGCGCGCAGGCGCAGGCGCGCATGGCGCAGGCCGGCGGCACGGGACAGGGGGCGGCGGGCGCGGGCCCGGGCGCCGTGACGGCGAACGACGGGCAGCGTGGCGCCGCTCGCGCCGCCGAGCGCGACACGCTCGGCGCGGCCCGGGGCGAGCGGACGGGGCGCGGAGAGTGGAGGAACGCTACTCCCGCGCAGCGCGACTCGATGCGCGCGCGCCGCGCACGGGCGAGGGGGGCCGAGGGCGGCTCCGCCGGTGCGTGGGGCGGCGCCGGCCCGAGCGGAGGAGGGAGCTCGGGCGCGGGCGGCGTGGGCTCGACCCAGAGCCGGCCGGGCACGGCCCAGCGACGCGTGGTCTTCGTGAAGAAGGGAGACACGTTCGAGCCGCGGGCCGTGCGCCTCGGTGTGAGCAACTACGAGTATGCGCAGGTGATCTCCGGGCTGGAGCAGGGAGAGGAAGTCGCGCTCCTGAGCGCGGCGCAGCTCCAGTTCCAGCGGCAGGAGACCCTGAATCGCATCCGTCAGCGCACGGCGCTGCCGGGCACGGGGGGCGGCACCGGCGGCACGCGCACGGGCGGATCCTCCGGCGGCGGTGGCGGTGGTGGCGGCGGAGGAGGGAGGTAA